Proteins found in one Methanothermobacter thermautotrophicus genomic segment:
- the ahcY gene encoding adenosylhomocysteinase, producing the protein MPYRVKDISLAPQGEKKIRWVQEHMPVLERIKSDFSEEKPFRGVTIGSCLHLEPKTINLGLTLKAGGAEVAMTGCNPLSTQDDATAAGAKMGLNMYGWRGETKEEYYENIHRVLDHEPEILIDDGADMIFLVHRERPELLDGIIGACEETTTGINRLRAMAADGALKFPVMAVNDAYTKYLFDNRYGTGQSTFDSIMGTTNMLIAGKTVVVCGYGWCGRGIAMRAEGLGASVIVTEVDPIRALEARMDGFRVMKVSDAVREADILITATGNTDVVSESEFLNMKDGCVMANSGHFNVEINRDVLEELSRDKREVKEDIELFIMPDGRKLYLLADGRLVNLASERGQGHPAEIMDMSFAMQALSARHLLHEKPDPGVYRAPDEIDMMVARMKLDAMGIEIDELTEEQRLYLENWEEGT; encoded by the coding sequence ATGCCATACAGAGTTAAAGATATTTCATTGGCCCCTCAGGGCGAAAAAAAGATCAGATGGGTTCAGGAACACATGCCTGTACTTGAAAGGATAAAAAGTGACTTCTCAGAGGAGAAACCCTTCAGGGGGGTCACCATAGGATCCTGTCTTCACCTCGAACCAAAGACCATAAACCTTGGCCTCACACTCAAGGCTGGAGGTGCAGAGGTCGCCATGACCGGATGCAACCCCCTATCAACCCAGGACGACGCCACAGCCGCCGGGGCGAAGATGGGACTCAACATGTACGGGTGGCGTGGGGAGACAAAGGAGGAGTACTATGAGAACATACACCGCGTCCTTGACCATGAACCGGAGATCCTCATCGATGACGGTGCAGACATGATATTCCTTGTCCACCGGGAGAGACCAGAACTCCTTGATGGGATAATAGGTGCCTGTGAAGAGACAACCACAGGTATAAACCGGCTTAGGGCCATGGCAGCCGACGGAGCCCTCAAGTTCCCTGTGATGGCTGTGAACGACGCCTACACCAAGTACCTCTTCGACAACCGCTACGGTACCGGACAGTCAACCTTTGACTCCATAATGGGGACCACAAACATGCTGATAGCCGGGAAGACCGTCGTGGTATGCGGCTACGGCTGGTGCGGTCGAGGTATAGCCATGAGGGCTGAGGGGCTTGGAGCCAGCGTAATAGTGACCGAAGTGGATCCTATAAGGGCTCTTGAAGCCCGTATGGATGGTTTCAGGGTTATGAAGGTTTCGGATGCTGTTAGGGAGGCTGATATACTTATAACAGCCACAGGGAACACCGATGTTGTTTCTGAATCTGAATTCCTGAACATGAAGGATGGCTGTGTAATGGCAAACTCCGGCCACTTCAACGTCGAGATAAACAGGGATGTCCTTGAAGAACTATCAAGGGATAAGAGGGAGGTTAAGGAGGACATCGAGTTATTCATAATGCCTGATGGACGTAAATTATACCTCCTGGCTGATGGAAGGCTGGTAAACCTTGCATCCGAGCGCGGCCAGGGCCACCCCGCAGAGATAATGGATATGAGCTTTGCAATGCAGGCACTATCAGCAAGACACCTCCTCCATGAGAAACCAGACCCTGGCGTCTACAGGGCACCCGATGAAATAGACATGATGGTTGCCCGGATGAAACTCGATGCCATGGGCATTGAGATCGACGAACTCACAGAAGAACAGAGGCTTTACCTTGAAAACTGGGAAGAAGGGACCTGA
- a CDS encoding DUF2119 domain-containing protein translates to MTILGFFRFIDKGDGPVRLFVGGVHGREGLTTIRALRRLGFNDIKRGRLIIYSCNPTPYISTLNPDYYTTPRGKEILGLIERYRPSTYLEAHCYRRENYGRLTDPSRKASEGVPPLIELEEGVLIGSVSPHIRKKLFRREDICLTVEMPCLDGGSDKSLEVYVEFLRTVASSETREELELRLGKRYPEQVETARIYAREFFGEYPPF, encoded by the coding sequence GTGACCATATTGGGATTTTTCAGATTCATAGATAAGGGGGATGGCCCTGTAAGGTTATTTGTGGGTGGTGTGCATGGAAGGGAAGGCCTCACAACCATAAGGGCCCTCCGGAGGCTGGGTTTCAATGACATAAAGCGTGGCAGGCTGATCATATACAGCTGCAACCCCACCCCCTACATAAGCACCCTGAACCCCGACTACTACACGACCCCCCGGGGGAAGGAGATACTTGGACTCATAGAGAGGTACCGACCATCAACCTACCTGGAGGCCCACTGCTACCGCAGGGAGAACTACGGCAGGCTCACAGATCCTTCAAGGAAGGCGTCTGAGGGTGTGCCCCCCCTCATAGAACTTGAAGAGGGTGTGCTTATAGGATCTGTGTCTCCACACATACGCAAGAAGCTCTTCAGGCGGGAGGATATCTGTCTCACAGTTGAGATGCCATGCCTGGATGGGGGATCCGATAAGAGTCTTGAGGTCTATGTGGAATTTCTGAGGACAGTTGCCTCCTCAGAAACAAGAGAAGAACTTGAACTTCGCCTTGGAAAGAGGTACCCTGAACAGGTTGAA